From Elephas maximus indicus isolate mEleMax1 chromosome 1, mEleMax1 primary haplotype, whole genome shotgun sequence, a single genomic window includes:
- the LOC126076980 gene encoding olfactory receptor 12D2-like, with product MLNQTSVTEFLLLGLTDIQEVQSVLFVVFLTIYFVIVAGNGAILMIVISDPRLHSPMYFFLANLSCLDICYSTVTLPKMLENSFSTHKTISFVGCISQLHFFHFLGSTEATLLAVMALDRFVAICRPLHYNVIMNHQHCTQMASTTWVIGFFHALLHSIMTSHLNFCGSNQIRHFFCDIKPLLELACGNIELNQWLLSTVTGAIAIGLFLLTILSYFYIITYLIFKTNSCSMLHRALSTCASHFMVVSLLYAPVIFTYIRPATGSSMDQDWVIAIMYTVVTPVLNPLIYTLRNKEVKKALIRMIRRKL from the coding sequence TCTACTTTGTCATTGTGGCTGGGAATGGAGCTATCCTGATGATTGTCATCTCTGATCCAAGGCTTCACTCAcctatgtatttcttcctggCAAACCTCTCATGTCTAGATATCTGCTACTCCACAGTGACACTGCCAAAGATGCTAGAAAACTCCTTCTCTACACACAAAACAATTTCTTTTGTGGGATGTATAAGCCAGCTTCATTTCTTTCACTTCCTGGGCAGCACAGAGGCCACGTTGTTGGCTGTGATGGCCTTGGACCGCTTTGTGGCTATCTGCAGACCACTTCATTACAATGTCATCATGAATCATCAGCATTGTACCCAGATGGCTAGTACAACCTGGGTCATTGGGTTTTTCCATGCCCTGCTACATTCCATAATGACCTCTCACTTGAACTTCTGTGGCTCCAACCAAATCCGTCACTTCTTCTGTGATATTAAACCATTGCTGGAGTTGGCATGTGGGAACATTGAGCTCAACCAATGGCTGCTCAGTACTGTCACTGGGGCCATTGCCATAGGCTTGTTTCTTCTCACAATTCTCTCCTATTTTTACATTATCACCTATCTCATCTTCAAGACCAATTCTTGCAGCATGCTTCACAGAGCATTGTCCACCTGTGCCTCCCACTTCATGGTAGTCAGCCTTCTCTATGCTCCTGTTATCTTCACGTATATTCGTCCTGCCACAGGCAGCTCCATGGATCAGGACTGGGTCATTGCTATCATGTACACTGTGGTCACGCCTGTACTCAATCCACTGATCTATACTTTGAGGAACAAGGAAGTCAAGAAGGCTTTGATCAGGATGATCAGAAGGAAGCTATGA